Proteins encoded together in one Ogataea parapolymorpha DL-1 chromosome III, whole genome shotgun sequence window:
- a CDS encoding Plasma membrane fusion protein PRM1, translated as MDTYLRTVNNSNYRRPFLNFQERLSQVWLNKYTIVMILMLFKLLLFRISLNTSLEQARKQTYSICSNAETYASSLASVPHYISKSANVMIAKGLSEANKGFMEILDMVLTSSKGLIMFAIEMTIGTYVCVLTATVDATAEVALNATESVISLANDTVKSFAEELQDGLDGVSKVVNALIKTYEDVKDIFDDDDDSDVSSSMNKVNLTISSLKNWQIPGSINTKLESLSKSVPDFDDVMNYTEGLVSEPFEYMKEKVSLRLDHEFDADELLVPDKKTMTFCAGSGIDDFYEDLADLLRKASNIIFIVLVFAALGFIAFEIFMEKKQWDRIRNIGTNFHQIEATAATKHKDELAAELVDMSRNRYSFLIGQKLGKLFFGPSVTRLNTVRWVVNYISSDRMLPVLLLALAGIATFILQLILLDLLSRKDTSALDSSFKSIGSQIRSNVNDSLVEWANDTNLYISDQEASINDDVLGWIHNSTGSLNATLGEFVDEMNGKISDVFGNTPLYPYVSGIVGCTVTRKIQKVEKALSWIHNHSQVSFPRIDPADFNLTDSKDSGSVDQYLDDTKSTLATTRDKLVEKYKASLRIELYISMVLLGIWLLFLVAALFMAWLLPPKKDTTESINTFETKQTWQNTMQSGSSLAVPEKLKFRDVDPESHEFFAGPGNINQTLQQLLMRLRYNGKRESASSLDSFETVVTFQPDYGPRHLGDSSTSFADPTIDTARRWTP; from the coding sequence ATGGACACCTATCTGAGAACTGTCAACAACTCAAACTACCGGAGGCCTTTTCTCAATTTTCAGGAGAGGCTGTCGCAGGTCTGGCTAAACAAGTACACGATCGTGATGATCCTGATGCTATTCAAGCTTCTGCTTTTTCGGATCTCACTCAATACGTCTCTAGAACAGGCAAGAAAACAGACTTATAGCATTTGTTCAAATGCAGAGACCTACGCCTCTTCACTGGCCAGCGTTCCACATTATATATCCAAAAGCGCAAACGTGATGATAGCCAAGGGCTTGAGCGAAGCTAACAAGGGCTTTATGGAAATTCTTGACATGGTtttgaccagctcaaaaGGGTTGATTATGTTTGCCATTGAGATGACCATCGGAACGTATGTTTGTGTGCTTACAGCAACAGTGGATGCCACCGCGGAGGTTGCTTTGAACGCTACCGAGAGCGTTATTTCACTGGCCAACGACACGGTAAAGTCGTTTGCCGAGGAACTGCAGGATGGACTGGACGGTGTTTCAAAAGTGGTCAATGCTCTGATTAAGACGTACGAGGATGTGAAGGATatttttgacgacgacgatgactCGGACGTGAGCAGCAGCATGAATAAGGTCAATCTAACTATCTCGTCGCTCAAGAATTGGCAGATTCCGGGATCCATCAACACCAAGTTGGAAAGTCTGTCCAAAAGCGTTCCAGATTTTGACGACGTTATGAATTACACTGAAGGCCTTGTAAGTGAGCCGTTTGAATATATGAAGGAAAAGGTGTCGTTGCGTCTTGACCACGAGTTTGACGCCGACGAGTTGCTGGTCCCGGACAAAAAGACCATGACCTTTTGTGCTGGCTCCGGAATAGACGACTTTTACGAGGACCTTGCTGACTTGCTGCGGAAAGCATCCAATATCATATTTATTGTTCTCGTTTTCGCAGCCCTAGGATTCATTGCGTTCGAGATATtcatggaaaaaaagcagtGGGACCGCATCCGAAATATTGGTACCAATTTCCACCAAATCGAGGCAACCGCAGCAACTAAGCACAAAGATGAGCTTGCAGCAGAGCTTGTCGACATGTCACGCAATCGATACAGTTTCCTAATAGGGCAAAAACTGGGGAAATTGTTTTTCGGGCCGAGTGTCACACGACTCAACACCGTGCGGTGGGTGGTTAACTACATTTCTAGTGACCGAATGTTGCCAGTATTGCTGCTTGCGCTGGCCGGAATAGCAACATTCATATTGCAGCTGATTTTGCTGGATCTGCTTTCAAGAAAAGATACCTCTGCTCTTGACTCTAGTTTCAAGTCGATAGGGTCGCAGATACGCTCCAATGTGAACGATTCTCTTGTTGAGTGGGCAAATGACACGAATCTATACATTTCCGATCAGGAGGCCTCAATTAATGATGACGTCTTGGGCTGGATACACAACAGCACGGGCTCACTCAACGCGACTCTAGGAGAGtttgtcgacgagatgaacGGCAAGATCTCTgacgtttttggcaacACTCCGCTATACCCATATGTGAGCGGCATTGTTGGGTGCACAGTGACGcgaaaaatccagaaagTCGAAAAGGCACTTTCATGGATCCACAACCACTCGCAAGTGTCGTTTCCGCGAATAGACCCTGCGGATTTCAATTTGACCGACTCTAAGGACTCTGGTTCTGTTGATCAGTATCTGGATGACACCAAATCAACGTTGGCAACAACCAGGGATAAATTGGTGGAAAAGTATAAAGCCTCGTTAAGAATCGAGCTGTACATATCTATGGTGCTGTTGGGAATATGGCTCTTATTCCTTGTGGCTGCCTTGTTTATGGCCTGGCtgctgcctccaaaaaaagacacaacAGAAAGCATCAACACGTTCGAAACCAAGCAAACTTGGCAAAACACAATGCAATCAGGATCATCGCTCGCCGTCCCcgaaaaattgaaattCAGAGACGTTGATCCTGAGTCACACGAGTTTTTCGCAGGCCCTGGCAATATAAATCAAACACTACAACAGCTGCTGATGAGGTTGCGCTACAATGGGAAACGGGAGTCCGCTAGCAGTCTGGACTCGTTCGAGACTGTTGTCACTTTCCAGCCAGATTATGGGCCTCGCCATCTGGGAGATTCTTCTACTTCCTTTGCAGACCCAACCATTGATACTGCGCGACGCTGGACTCCCTAA
- a CDS encoding KRR1 small subunit processome component, with translation MPSTYNKDKPWDTPDIDKWAIPEFKPEDNASGSPFLEESSFMTLFPKYREEYLRQIWGDVTKALNKHHIACTLDLIEGSMTVKTTRKTYDPAAILNARDLIKLLARSVPFPQAVKILQDDTACEIIKIGNIVANKERFIKRRQRLIGPNGNTLKALELLTGCYMLVQGNTVAVMGPHKGLKVLRRVIEDCMHNIHPIYHIKELMIKRELAKRPELAEEDWSRFLPNFKKRNVARKKPKKVREKKEYTPFPPVQTPRKIDLQIESGEYFLGKKEKRAKELQEKREKQEEMKELKEQERAKDYVAPEEDVRENKLLEKSKKDKEKKEKKEKKEKKEKKEKKRKSEDDDGESKKKKKKE, from the coding sequence ATGCCTTCCACATACAACAAAGACAAGCCCTGGGACACGCCAGACATCGACAAATGGGCGATCCCGGAGTTTAAGCCAGAGGACAACGCATCAGGATCACCTTTCCTCGAAGAGTCGTCTTTCATGACCTTGTTCCCAAAATATAGAGAAGAATATCTTAGACAGATATGGGGAGACGTGACCAAAGCGCTTAACAAACACCACATTGCCTGCACATTGGATCTGATTGAAGGATCGATGACAGTAAAGACGACAAGAAAAACTTACGATCCGGCTGCAATCTTGAACGCTAGAGACCtgatcaagcttcttgCGCGGTCTGTTCCATTCCCGCAAGCTGTTAAAATTTTGCAGGACGATACTGCATGCGAGATcatcaaaattggcaaTATTGTGGCCAACAAGGAGCGGTTCATCAAAAGAAGACAGAGACTGATTGGTCCGAACGGAAACACCCTTAAGGCTTTGGAGCTTCTGACCGGGTGTTATATGCTTGTTCAAGGTAACACAGTGGCCGTGATGGGCCCACACAAGGGTTTGAAGGTGCTGAGAAGAGTTATCGAAGACTGTATGCACAATATCCATCCAATCTACCACATCAAAGAGCTGATGATCAAAAGAGAATTGGCCAAAAGACCGGAGCTTGCCGAAGAGGACTGGTCGCGGTTCCTACCGAACTTCAAGAAGCGGAATGTTGCGCGTAAGAAGCCTAAGAAGGTcagagagaagaaagagtATACTCCGTTCCCACCTGTGCAGACTCCTCGTAAGATCGATTTGCAAATTGAGTCTGGTGAGTATTTCCTTGGtaagaaggagaagaggGCCAAGGAGTTGCAAGAGAAGCGCGAAAAGCAGGAAGAGATGAAGGAGttgaaagagcaggagAGAGCCAAGGACTATGTCGCTCCTGAAGAGGATGTGAGAGAGaacaagcttctggagaagaGCAAGAAAGAtaaggaaaagaaggagaaaaaagagaagaaagagaagaaagagaagaaggagaagaagcgcaagagcgaggacgacgatGGGGagtcgaagaagaagaagaaaaaagagtaG